TTTCGCCACGTACCGGCATGTCCAGTTGCTTCATCATTTCATCGACGCAAAACGCCAAGTCGGGAACGCTGTCTACCAGCGTGCCGTCTACGTCGATCAGTACCATTTTCGGTTTGAACATAATCATAGATTCCTGAAAGAAACCCCTCCTAACCTCCCCTTATCAGGGGAGGAACAAGAGATGCCCCCCATCAGCAATTCGGAGTTGCGGGCAAGGCTCTCTCCCCTGATAAGGGGGGGGGCTGGGGAGGGGGTTCTTCAAAGGGTTATAAACTTATACGTTTGCTTCTGCCAGCTGTGCGCGGAAATCAGTCAGGATGCTGTTGTAGTGCTGCGGGTCAGACGTTTTAGCTGCGCCAAAGATTGCAGAACCCGCGACAAATGTATCCGCGCCTGCTTCCTTGATTTCCCGGATGTTGCTGGCTTTGACGCCGCCATCAATTTCCAGGCGGATGTCGAGGCCGGAATCGTCAATCATCTTACGTGCCTGACGCAGTTTGTCGAGCGCGGACGGGATGAAGCTCTGGCCGCCGAAACCAGGGTTGACGGACATCAGCAGGATCATGTCCACCTTGTCCATCACGTATTCCAGCACGGATAGAGGAGTGGCAGGGTTGAACACCAGGCCGGATTTACAGCCTTCGCTGCGGATCAGTTGCAGGGTACGGTCAACGTGTTCGGACGCTTCCGGGTGGAAGGTGATGTAGCTCGCGCCAGCCGCTGCAAAATCCGGGATGATGCGGTCAACCGGCTTGACCATCAGGTGTACATCGATAGGTGCGGTTACGCCGTGCTTGCGCAGTGCTTCGCAAACCAGTGGCCCAATGGTCAGGTTGGGGACGTAGTGGTTATCCATGACATCGAAATGCACGATGTCAGCGCCGGAAGTCAGTACGTTGACGACTTCTTCCCCCAAACGGGCGAAGTCGGCAGACAGGATGGATGGTGCGATGAAATCAGCTTGACGTGCCATGAAACCTTCTCCTCAAAATGACGGCAATCAAAAACGCCACCACTCTACCCGAAAGGCCGCGCCATTGCAGCCCTTCCGGGTGAGATAGGTCGGGAGCTAGTATTTTCCTCTTGAAATCTCCCACAAACGCCCCCATCTCTCGCCCATCGAACGAACAAGATGTGAGGACCAACAACCTATGACTGACAGTGCAACCAAGGAAAACATGCAATTCCAGACAGAAGTAAATCAGCTTCTGCACCTGATGATCCACTCGCTGTACTCCAACAAGGAAATCTTCCTGCGTGAGCTGATTTCCAACGGTTCGGATGCTTGTGACAAGCTGCGCTTCGAGGCCATCGGCAATGACAGCCTGTATGAAAACGACGGCGACCTGCGCGTGGAAGTGGAATTCGACAGTACAGCAGGCACGATCACCGTGCGTGATAACGGCATCGGCATGAGCCGCGATGAAGTTGTCAATAACATTGGTACTATCGCCAAATCCGGCACCAAGGAGTTCCTCAGCAAACTGACCGGCGACCAGCAGAAAGACTCGCACCTGATCGGCCAGTTCGGGGTCGGTTTCTACTCATCCTTTATCGTTGCCGACAAAGTGACGCTGACCACCCGTCGGGCTGGAACAGCAGCTTCCGAAGCTGTACGTTGGGAGTCCGACGCGCAATCCGGTTACTCACTGGAACAGGTCGAAAAAGCTACACGCGGCACTGAAATCGTCCTGCACCTGAAAGAAGACGAAAAGCTGCTGGCCGATGGCTGGCGTCTGCGCAACATCATCCGTCAGTATTCCGACCACATCCCGCTGCCGGTCATGATGCACAAGCAGGAAGAGGGCAAGCAGGCCGAGGAATGGGAAACCGTCAACAAAGCCAACGCGCTGTGGACGCGTTCCAAATCCGACGTGAAAGACGAGGAATACCAGGAATTCTACAAGCACGTTTCCCACGACTGGGAAGACGCGCTGGCGTGGAGCCACAACCGCGTCGAAGGCAAATACGAGTACACCTCGCTACTGTACCTGCCATCCAAAGCGCCATTCGACCTGTTCGACCGCGACACCAACCACGGCCTGAAGTTATACGTGCAGCGCGTCTTCATCATGGAAGACAAGGAAAACAAACTGTTGCCACGCTACCTGCGCTTCGTGCGCGGCGTGCTCGATTCCGCCGATCTGCCACTGAACGTGTCGCGTGAAATCCTGCAAGGCAACAAGATCATCGAAAGCATGAAAAGCGGCTCGGTGAAGAAAATCCTCGGCCTGCTGGAAAACATGTCTGCCAACGAGCCGGAAAAATATCAGAGCTTCTGGAAAGAATTCGGCAAGGTGCTGAAGGAAGGCCCCGGCGAAGACTTCGGCAACCGCGAAGAAATCGCCAAGTTACTGCGCTTCTCCTCCACGCTGGACGATAACGCTGAGCAGAAGGTTTCGCTGCCTGACTACATCGCCCGGATGAAGGAAGGCCAAGACAAAATATTCTACATCACTGCCGATACCCACACGGCAGCGAAAAACAGCCCGCATCTGGAAGTGTTCCGCAAAAAGGGTATCGAAGTGCTGCTGCTCTCCGACCGCGTGGATGAATGGCTGGTGCAGCACCTGATGGAATTCGATGGTAAATCCTTGCAATCCGTTGCCAAAGGCGATCTGGACTTGTCCAAACTCGAAACGGAGGAAGACAAGAAAGAGCAGGAAAAGGTCGAAGCCGAAGCCAAAAACATGGTCGAACACATCAAAAAGGCACTCACAGACAAGGTGGAAGACGTGAAGGTTTCGCACCGCCTGACCAGTTCACCGTCCTGCATTATCCTTGGCGAGCACGACATGGCTCTGTATATGCAGAACTTGCTCAAGCAGGCTGGCCATGAAATGCCGACCACCAAGCCGCTGCTGGAAATCAACCCGACCCACCCGCTGCTCAAGCGGATGGAGGCGGAAACCGATGACGACCGCTTTGCCGAATGGGCGAGCGTGTTGCTGGATCAGGCTA
The sequence above is drawn from the Thiothrix nivea DSM 5205 genome and encodes:
- the rpe gene encoding ribulose-phosphate 3-epimerase, with amino-acid sequence MARQADFIAPSILSADFARLGEEVVNVLTSGADIVHFDVMDNHYVPNLTIGPLVCEALRKHGVTAPIDVHLMVKPVDRIIPDFAAAGASYITFHPEASEHVDRTLQLIRSEGCKSGLVFNPATPLSVLEYVMDKVDMILLMSVNPGFGGQSFIPSALDKLRQARKMIDDSGLDIRLEIDGGVKASNIREIKEAGADTFVAGSAIFGAAKTSDPQHYNSILTDFRAQLAEANV
- the htpG gene encoding molecular chaperone HtpG; protein product: MTDSATKENMQFQTEVNQLLHLMIHSLYSNKEIFLRELISNGSDACDKLRFEAIGNDSLYENDGDLRVEVEFDSTAGTITVRDNGIGMSRDEVVNNIGTIAKSGTKEFLSKLTGDQQKDSHLIGQFGVGFYSSFIVADKVTLTTRRAGTAASEAVRWESDAQSGYSLEQVEKATRGTEIVLHLKEDEKLLADGWRLRNIIRQYSDHIPLPVMMHKQEEGKQAEEWETVNKANALWTRSKSDVKDEEYQEFYKHVSHDWEDALAWSHNRVEGKYEYTSLLYLPSKAPFDLFDRDTNHGLKLYVQRVFIMEDKENKLLPRYLRFVRGVLDSADLPLNVSREILQGNKIIESMKSGSVKKILGLLENMSANEPEKYQSFWKEFGKVLKEGPGEDFGNREEIAKLLRFSSTLDDNAEQKVSLPDYIARMKEGQDKIFYITADTHTAAKNSPHLEVFRKKGIEVLLLSDRVDEWLVQHLMEFDGKSLQSVAKGDLDLSKLETEEDKKEQEKVEAEAKNMVEHIKKALTDKVEDVKVSHRLTSSPSCIILGEHDMALYMQNLLKQAGHEMPTTKPLLEINPTHPLLKRMEAETDDDRFAEWASVLLDQAILAEGGQLEDPAGFVHRLNGLMLAMA